Genomic segment of Triticum aestivum cultivar Chinese Spring chromosome 6A, IWGSC CS RefSeq v2.1, whole genome shotgun sequence:
GTCAAGTTTTTCATGTGGCCTATTCAATTAAGGGTTTGGACGGCCGGCCGCTTGGCCAAGCATGGATGGCCAAATTGCGGCCCTTGTCCGCTTTGCGGAAGGGAGGCATCATGCTTTGATTTTGAAGCCTTGTCTTTGTCTGGCTTCATCTTGGGACTTTTGATACCTTCTTATGGATTGGTGGATCAACCTCTCCGGGTTGACACCCATGGCATCTCTTACAATGCTTGTGTATTGGACAATTTGAAACGAAAGGAATTCCCGTGTCTTCCATCACAAGAGTGCCCCTCCGTCTATTTTGCTCAACATGATAAAGAATGAGGCCAAGCTTTGAGTCATCACCGTCTGTAGATTTGTGAGGTGCCAGTTTGGGCGAGATTTGTACTTGGCCATGGCTGAATTGTGGTCTGTACCACCACTTGAATCGTTGAAACCCATTGAGAAGGAATGGCTACTGCAGGTCCTAGCTCCTCTAACTGATACTCAGAGAAGTATGGTGATGCTAATCTTTTGGAGAAGCTGGTATGTCCGGAACGAAATTATTCACTTCAAACCTTCCCCACCTATGGTTGTCTCGATGCGGTTCTTACAGGAACATATGAATATTTTGTTCTGCATCAAAATAAACCCCCATATGGACCTGGCAAAGGgaaagcacaacattaattttgaACAAAGAGCCATACCACAAGTGCAAGCCCCCGTTAATGAAACTTCATGGAAACTGCCTCAACAAGGTTGGGTCAAGCTTAGTACGGATGGTTCTTACTCATCGGAAGGTGGTGCGGGAGCTGGGATGATATTGCCGAATGTTGATGGCACTATTGCATGGAAGGGGTGTCTTTTGCAATTCAACGATCTGATCTTCCCATTGAAATCGAGATGGATTCGAGGGTGGCGGTGGAGATGCTATCCAGTGGTGTAGTGGATCGTTCAGTTTATGCTTCTTTAGTTGGTGAAATTAAATTTCTGTTAAACCTTAGGCATTCTTGTATTACTCATGTCCCTGGCTGTCAGAATAAAGCGAGTGATAGGCATGCCAGCTTTGCTAGATTAGAAGGTCGGACCATGACCTGGGTTGGGTCAGGACCTGAGGATATTGTGAAGATTGTCCTGGAGGATTGTAAGGACCTGGTaattgagtaatacaagttttgTTTACCCGAAAAAAAATAGTCATCACCGTCTGCCAAAAAATTAGGGTCAATAATGCCTGGAGAGTAATCATTTTATCTTCTAAGGCTGGTCGCCTATAACACAAACTCTATTTTGctcttaattaatagatgaggcaaaacTTATGCCTTTGTTTTGAAAAAAATGATAATTGGTGTAAGTCAATTATTTGGGAGAAGAAAAGGAGGAAAGCTCCGCCCCGAGGCCGAGCCAGGATAAAGCACTAGCCAGAGATAGGCGGAGCATTGACATGGAGGAGGGGGTTTGCTTTTCGTGCTTGATCGCCGCTCGGATTAGGTAAAGTGCCGCCGCAACTAGAGGCAAGTTAGGGAGACGAGTGGCTAATGAAGGGGTGGTTGGAGTAGGAAGAAAGgacagagggagaaggaaaggctcAATGAAAGTGTGTTTTTACTTTCTAGTCTCGGGCTCACATGCACCCGGATaaacagtaaaatccaaaaaaaatattaCTGAAAATCTAAAAAAAACTATGTTTTTAGATAAACACTGATGAATGTTTGAATTGCATGTGAATTTTTGTTATGAAATCACATTCGTGGATGTGTGGGAAAAAATAAAATTAGTGCTTGAAAATGATACGAAATCTTTTTGAAGTATAGATTCTGTTTTAATAGCCCAGACCTCCACAAATGCCATTACATCACAAATTCTTGCACGCAGCTGAAACAGTCAATCAATGTTTACATTAATTTTTGTTTCagattttagattttttttttgttaTTCCCCCCTTCAGCTTTTACTGTTCATATGTGAGCATGTGAGCTCGAGACTAGAAACTCAATGTCCATGCCACATTTCTACCAATATTACTATTCATCATCCAAGGTGCAGAATAACTTATTCTTCACCCGAGATAAACTTTCGATCACTTTATAAACAAATTACGTTTGGAATACAAATatttacattcatattgattcactacgtaaaatttggtataaaaaaacagaaaaaaggttATAAGACCACAAATATCgtattttatgtatgttttacactatgtttttacattcgtaattttacgtaacataaaatattttaattttacgtaacataaaatattttttacgacgagtatatatattttcttacgttctctttttacgtATGAAATAAGACACAATTTACGAAACCTAAAAATACGATTCATTGATGCCtaaatagagagggggtgaagaataattaTTTCTCACCCAGGGTGATATATATTTTGCCTGTTTCTTACCGTTGTGAAGTTCATGTGAGATTTAAACAGATCAAAGTTCACACAAAGCAGGTAAAAAAAGAACAAAGAAACAAACGAATCACACTGTTCAGCAAGATACAAACCGATCCAAAAAAAGGAAGAACCGGTAACTGTCCGGTAAACACATTTTACACAAGGCGCAGCAGCCTGAACCATCAACCTGCCGCCTCTCAAGACGAATAGAACTAACGGCAGCACTAGCTTTAGTACAGTATAAGTATCACACCATCACCATCACTCTAACCTACAAGGCCCCCCTGGACCCGGGTCACCTGACGTACGTACGTGTTAGCTGGCTGCTTCAGTTCAGTGTGCCTCGCTCGCTCGTCGCTACAGATACTGCGTGTGTATCCGGTCCCGGTTCTGCTCCCACCACACCTTGGCCCGCTCCTCGCCGAACCGCTCCCGGCTGCAACCACACACACCACACCATCGGTCGGGTTAGTCGAGTTCACGTGAGCGCGCGAGATTCGGCAGCAGCAAAGGTGATGGTCGGCCAGCGGTGGGCGTGCCTGAAGCGGACGCGGCGGAGCTCGCGGGTGCCGTCGCCGAGCTCGCGGATGGTGATGTGCACGCCGGGCTCGTCCTGCTCCACCCACTCCGCCGCCTCCAGGTCGCTCGCGTTGCTCACCGACACGGACGCCTCGTCCAGCGACGACGTCGTGGCGCGCGACGGGTCGTAGGGCGCCGGGGCGCCGGCGCTCGACGGCatcgacgacgcgcccgcccccgcGGCCGAGTTGAGCATGTTGAAGTGGTGCGCCCACACGTGGTCCGACGGGTCCGGCACGGCCGTGGACGGGTGGCACGCCGCCTTGTATGACGTGGTCCGGGTGATGGGCCGCTCCCTGCTCGCCGCCGTcgcggacggcggcggcagcaCCACCGGGCTCTCCCTCGTCGAGCCGGCGCGGGAGTAGAATGATTCTCTCTGCTTGCAATGCAAACCCACGGTTTCAAATCATGATCAGGACACGGATGAAACGAGAGGACGACGTGGAAATATATGGCGGCCGGCGACTGACCTGCATGGCGTCGTCGATGGAGGACGACGGCGTCGAGAGGCCCTGCTGCCGGAACGTCTGCACGTTGTACAGCTCCACCACGCGGTCGTAGTTCTCGCCCCACCACCGCTGCGCCTCCCACTTGTTGAACATCTCCCGGCTGCATTTTTTTTATGTTGCTTCATCAGTTCATCACTATCACTCAGTCTCTGCTCACGATACCGGCATCGAAGCATCGATCGATCGGCACAAACCTGAAGCGGATGCGCTTGAGGTCGTTGCCGGCGCCGCCGGGGATGGAGACGAAAGTGATGTGCACGCCGGGCTCCACCTGCGCGGTCCACTCCCTCGGCACGCGGTCTTCCTCCAGGACGACGGCCTCCTCATCGTCTTCGTCGTCCTCGGCCTCCTCCCCGATGCTCGGTATCCAGCTCGCGCTCGGGTTCCTCGCGTGCGGCTGGAAGCCATGGTTGATCTTGGGCATGTCCCACGTTGTTGACGGGGCGCCCGCGCTCGACGTTGTTCTCGTGTAGCTGTACGCCTCGCCGGCCCCGTCGGACGTGAAGCCCGAGTCGTCGATGATGCCCGGGTACGCGGCCAGCCGGCTGGAGCGGTGGAAGCGGTTGCCCCTGAAAGATGGGCTCCCGGTGGCCTTGTAGTGCTTGCCGGAGCCGGAGAACTTGAGCACCATGTCCTTGAGCTGGAAGCACATTTGCAGGAGCTCCGTCAGTCAGCCAGATCACCAGTTAATGTAATGTAATATACTCATAGCAGAGAAGACAAAATATCAATTGTGACTCGAATTAGTAGCAGCATATAGTACTAGAGAAGGGAACGTGTTATAATTAATTAATTGTTAATTCTGCTCGATTAGGACCCAACAAAAGAACGGACGAAAGGAACGCCGTGTTAGCTTGCCGGGGTGTAGCTGAATATTCAGACACACATTTCTTCAAACAATATCACCAAGTACATCAGTGTCGCGAATATATTTCGCCTCGCAATCAAACGTCTCGCTCTAGTGTGATGCCATCCATCACGGTTAgtactttctttcttttttatgaGAAAGTATCTCTCTAGACACCACCACTACCACATTTGCCGGGGGCATGGTATCACCTAAGCATCGGGAGCGCCTGATATTTCCCCCCACACACGTCCATAATGAACGGCTCCGCCCAACCCAAGAGCCACAGGGAGGAATCATCATGATCACTTTTAGGTCTAGAATGTGCCCTAATCTTGTTCCCGAGATCAAGCATCAAGATCGTGCCTACTGCGCGATAATTCATCAGTCTTTAAGCAAAGCTTCAATCATAACAGCGGGTGTTTAATGATAGATGCCGTTGTTGTAACTAGTGGTAGTAGGAAACTAACCACGCAGCACATTTTCGCCTAGCAGAAGCCTAGAAAGCACAAAGGAACCAAAGGCCAAGCGCACCACCGTGCCCTAATTAGTCCAGCGAGGACATCTTTGGTCTGAAGCAAGGAACAAATAAGCACTTGCGTACTACTACTCCAAGACAAAGCGGCACCGATCATGATCAGCCAGCGGGGAGGCTCCCATAATGCATGCCGTGTGTTGCCTAACGTTTGTACTTTAACTGATTGCAAAAGCCAAAGCGTGCAGGAAGCCAAGGTGTAAGGAAAGGACAGTGGTAAACACTCGAGGGGTGGCATGATAACGCAGAGAGGATGATGGATGGATGGTGCAGGGAGAAAGAGGCCCGGGCCGGGCCTAACTCTGAAGCCTAGCCTTGCGACCAGGCCCATGGAAGGACCACGGAATGAGTGATGCTACTACGGGCTACGGCCCATCTTTATTCCTTGCGTGAGCAGCAACACACACATTTGGAACTCGTATTATAAAAGAAAAGATAGAGAGAGTATTATAGTATTGGCTTGGAAGAGTAAAGCCAAGGGTTAAATCAACCAAAGAGCGGCTTTCCAGGATGGAAAGGCCCCATTAGCATCTCCCATCATGTGTGCTTCGCCATACCTTTCTTCGGAGCAAGGAGGACGGACGGACGAACAAGCAACGGTACCAAGTGCGAAAGGCGGAGAGGGGAATGTGGGGAACAAAAGAGACGAGAACAAATCCCATCCTTGCGCACAGCGCCCCAACCCAAGCCTGGGCGTTCCGGTGCGGGGATCGATCTAGGAAAAGCAGGCGCTTATATTCCCCTGGGCCTTGACCGACTTTGTGACCCAATAATGTTTGGAAATGTGAGGACACTGCCATCCATCATGTACTACTAGCTCCCACTTGGACGCCGTTCTCCCGCTTTTCATTTGAAAAACTAGACTGGAATGCTGTGTACTGTGTAGTACTCCTATGTGTAGTGTATTGCTGTGCTCCCTCGTGTTCTTTTTCAAATGTCAGGGACGGCATGCATGGTGGCGGCGAGTAGTTGCAGAGCGCATTCAAATCGACTGATCAATGCATGTAGTACGTACGTGGTACTCTCTGCACGAGCAGAAAAAGCAGAAGCCATGGTGGGCGCTAGCTTAGCTTATAGCTGTTCTTCCTCGGGATACCGAGTTTATTTGTTGGGATGCAGCAGCAGAACACTAAGTGAGTAGGTAAAGATGCAGGTACGTAGTACTAGCCAGTACTGCACGACGGAGTACATACATACCTGTGAGGTGAGGGACTTGCCGGCGTCCCTGCCGTTGGGTGCGCCGACAGCACGGGAGCCGTCCTCCCCACCGTCCTTGGTCGAGCAGGCGATGCATGCCAGCATCTTCGCTTCTCCCTTTCACGCCCCGCCGGCCACTCGATCGCCTGCTTCTCCCCTGCTCCGGATCACACTGCATCGCAGGTATATATAAACGATTGTTGGTCAGTTGATGCTTATCTTGAGTGACACCAAGCTTCACGCAAAGGAAAATGCAAATGAAAGGCTCCGGTGCAGCCGCCGGCGGCATGTGTAAAGGGTCTGTCTCTTCTCGGATGAAATGAATGAATATTTCTGCATCGAGCTTGTACTACGTGGCACCGGGCCCGTACGAGAAGCACATGAGCAGGGCCATGCACGTTTGGGCGAGAGAGCGCGCGGCCGGCATAAATTCCTGGTGAGTCAGTCAGTCAGTGCCGGCGACGTGCGCGCGCCGGCCACCCTAGGCCTAATGCATGCCGCTCTGGCTTCTGCCGCAGCCTTTGGGGCCTCCTTAAACGCGCGCACGCGGACAGACAGCAACCGCACGTCGCGCGCGCGCGGGCAGCCACAGCCCACAGCCATCGCCGTACGGGCGCGGGCGGGCACCCGCAGTGCCTATCGGGAGAGCGCACGCGCGCGCGACGGGCCCCATGCATGTGTGCACGCGCCGGGGTGGGCGCCCGGGCCTGGCAGCTAGCTCCGTCCATGTCCGCTCTGGCTGCAGGGCACTGTCGCTATGCCATGTCTGTCTCGTGGAGCTGCCCCGCTAGGCCTGCCTGCGCGGTAGGGGCGCCACGGAGCAAGGAACCGAGTCAATGCGGCAGCGTAGGAGGCTGCTTCGTACCACAGGCTATTTGACAGAGAGCAGCGGCCGGTGGTGCAAGGCCGGTAGGTTGATTGCATGCATGGATCGGTGATAGGGTGATGATGGTGATAGGGTGACACCGGATCGATGCTGGATGCTGCGCGCTGCGAGCCCGCCACCGGTGGGATCGGCGGGCTTTCCAGAGCGGAGGGGTGGGCTCGGTACTCGGTAGAGTGTTCATTCAAGTTCTACGACGGACCTCATTTATCTGCGCTGCTGGACACTGCCGCAAGTACAGCGTGCGCAGAGAAGGTTCCGCGTAGATCTTGTGTAAGTGTATATCATCGCTGGAAATAATTCTCGCAAAAAAAGAAACAGTAACAATAAATTAACAGTGGTAGAACAACTACAGCCTGCCCTCTCCGTATGTCGATCCCTGTCGCTCCTCTGTCAGCTAGCTTGAGAGAGGCGAACAAGGGACCTGATGGATGCACATATTGCCCGGATAGGCCCATGAGGCCCTTTAAAGCCCAGGGCCCCGAGGAGGTTCTCAGTCACTGCCAGTGGACCCCAGTAGAAAAATCGAAATGCAAACCAACATCACAAATCCAACATCGCCGCTGCCCGCTGGCTAACGTAACAGCGTGCCATCTCAGAGAAGACGAAGATAACAGTGCCACGCAGAGATTTAAGACCAGCTATCGTGCCGTTTCCCTAGTAAGTAAGCAGAAGCTGATATACAGTACGAGCCATGAACGGATATGCATAATGCCAAATGAAGGCAGCACACTTACCAGTTCCGCAAACGTCCCGATCGATCGCAGCAGCGCTTCCGGCCACGCGGCAACAGTGGTGGCGTCCGTATCCCCCCCTCGCTCACTGCTGCATCCTtttttgagtggtcatctcactgCTGCCTCTGACGCCGAAATGATCTGAAGATTGAACAGGGGGAGGAAGCGGATTATACTCCACTTACACTtagtatgatgatgatgatgatgatgaggcaagtGTGCGACTAAACTCGAAGGTTCGGTGTGCGAATCACCACGAGCCTCCCCCGGTAAAGaaacggaggagggggaggaggaggaggaggagcactcATTGGTGCGAGAGGGCGTCCACGCCACGGGAAAAAGGCAACAGTGGGAAACAATGGGATTGCCCCCCGAATGGATGGATGGACCCAGGAGAGGCTGGAGATCTTAATGATCAACGCCGCAACGAACTCGATGGCGCccggtaaaaagagagaaggcagaCCGAAATGTCCtagaaaaagaaggaaaaaacagagCCGGAATGCGAAGCCAAGACGAACAAGATCTTGTCGGGAAAGGGAAAAAAAGAAGAACTTGGGAGtaccttcttcttctttcctcttcTTGGCCGCTGCCTCCGCTCTGCCCCTCTGGTGAAATGCCCGGTGGAGCAGACTGCGGACGGATCCTCGTAGGCGCGCGCgggcgggcgggccggcggcggaggggcaggatcGCCGCGGAAACGACACCGCGCGGCAGAGCTTTCGGCTGACGCAGCCCTCTCGAGCAACTGACGAGGAGGGAGTTTATTTTCTTTCTAATTGTTTtcgcgagaggggagcagagggaggagggaggaagcAGAGAGGGTGCTGGTGGGGGCGGGGGGTGGGACGGGATCCCCGGATTCGCTCCCGGCCGTCTGATCCGCCCTGGAAATCGAGCGAATGCCGCTGCCAGAGCACGCGCACGCCGACCAAGCGCTGTGCCTCCCCGAGTATTTATATAGGGGCCTCGCCTCCGCCCCGCCCCGGCGAGGTCGGTCGGTCGGTTTTCAGGCGATCCGCGCCGTCCGTATCGCCCGCGTGGATGCGTGGCGTGCCGGCACCGTGGGACGGATTCGGGTGGGCCGCCCGTGCTCCCCCCGCGCCGGGGCCCGGCCCGTTATCCACGCATGGCGCCCTACGTGACGTGTTTGGTGCTAAAGTTGCGCAGGTGCGGGCCGCGTGACGGACCGCCGTGGCCGTGCTGCTACACGGCGGTCGGGTTGGGGGTCTCGCCGAGGCGGCGCGGCCGTGTCGTATCTGCCGGCCAGCCGACGGGCCGGCGCGCCCTTTGCTTAGCCTGAGCTTGACGCCATTGGGAAACGGGACAGGTTGTTGATTGTCGGGGAATCTGAAAATCACGTCAAATCGATCGCCGTAGTAttcagtagtactccctccgttcggatttACTGgcctaaaaccacgacgagtaaatcagaacggatggagtactactgtacatgagactacccacaatagaaataacatagatagtaacatcacacatatctaggttaAATAGATGATATGGCATACAATAAATGAAAAAAGagatgaaagtgataacataactAGTTACTATTAGCATGAGTAACATCACATATTAAGGCAAGATGTGTGtatagcctaataaataaagtgctctatgttaccacacatatattaCTTCCCACTATAGATGTAGTAATATAGAGTAATAACAAGAGCATGTTACTAGTTTATATTACTATCCATTATGACTAGTCTGAGGCTGCCGCAATTAAGGACAACGATGTTCCTGTAAAACGCTCCTGAATGCTCGGACCGGCATTTTCAAACACACCTTTGTCACCCAATGCCCGTTCATCAAATGTGTCTCAACCGGTTCGGATGTCCGAGCTCCGACAAACAGGAACCAAATGTATGGGAAGTTTGCGAACGTTCGGACCTCTGCCACGGTCCATTCGAAATCCCACATGAAGCACCTTTTTCCCATTTCGTCCTTCTCCGTTATGCTATGTATCCATTTCAGTTAGCGACTGACGGCCTTGTGGTGCCATCCCTGTTGCCACTCCACTTCAACTACGTCGTTCTTTAACTTTGGATCCGGTCGCAGCCCAGGTATCCTTCGCTATCTGCCGACACCATCCATGGCAGACACCATGTGTGGCTAGTGTTTgataaaatgttgtttgtgtttttTTTACGTTTTTGTTATTTACTTCGAAGCAAAAACAATTGATACGGACAAAAAGTACCTATAGCCCTAATTCATTGAGTCGTCTTCTTCGAATGAGGATGAGGAATATGAGGATGATACGGCGATGATGAGGGCAGTTCTTGTAGGCGCGGTGCATGCATAGAACCATGTTCTCAAATACAAGGGTTCACTAAAGGGGCATCCAGTGTCGAATCAAAATAGTGCACGAGGCATCTGGTCGAGCATTATGGGGTCCTATGGATAACTAGAACATGTGTCCTATTAAGCTGAATTCAAATACAAaataatttattttaaaattttatgtTTGGATTgtaatatttttatttgaattattgTTGCACTGAAACATTTATCTTTTGATTGCTTAAGGATTGTGCTATTTATCTTTGATTGTTTTGAGTAGTCTAGgtataaaaaaaagggaaaaattttgtttttgccactctagattttgccaattttccttatgccattcTAGTTTTTGACATTTTTTTACTTTTGACagttatcacaattgccattccgtgtcaaaagcaaaataattttatttcaatTTTGCTACTCTTAGTTTTTGAAACATAgcacaattgccactctgaaaattttgcttttggCACGGGAATggaaattgtgataattgtcaaaaactaagagtgacaaaagtgaaatgaaaaaatCTAGAGTTGCATAAGGAAAAttagcaaaaacaaaattttcccccAAAAAAACTGGTACGACCCTATTCTTCTCCACGTATCACGTGTCCACGGACGATGGTGTTTGTTTTAATGGACTGTGTTGGTGTTGCCCTAACAAGTTAGTATGCACACAACCGTGACAATCGCATGGACGGAAATGATGCAAAATATATGACCAAATGCAGCTAGTACGATGCCTGCGAGGGTGTAGGGCTGGTTTACatattacatctctttactaagaTACTAAGCTCCCTAGGAATGCAAGCTTTTGGTGTGTCGGGTCTTCAGAGTCGTTTGTGGGCCCACTTGTAAGGGGTGAATCGCTGATGTGTGCTGTGTTTGGGTCTACATCGAGATGAACGTGATGCACTGATGTTAGTTTATGTGTTAAATGTAAGAATAAACAAATACACACAAAACAACTCAGTCCACCTCACACATCAGATACCGCCTCCATCGTATAAGAGGAAAGCCAAAAAAACCACAAATCCAATTAAAATTTAGCCCAATTCGTATGAAACACATAATGAAACAATCGGCCATAACAACCCGCGCAAAAAAGGAGGCATAGTAAGTTAGTATGCACACAAGTGTCACACGCACACAGATGAAGATGATGTAAGATATATGATCAAACACAACTAGTATGAGGTCTGTGAGGATGGAGGCCCCCTCTGCATACTATATCTATCTACTAAGATACTAAGCTTCCTTCCGTAAAAAAAAATACTAAGCTCCCGGTGTCGGGGCTTTGGGAGTCGTTGGTGGGCCCACCTCTAGTGGAGTGAATCCCTTATGTGTGCTGTGTTTGGGTCTATTTCGAGGTGAACATGACACTAGTATGTTGGTTTATGTGTTAAATCTAAGAACAAACAACCATGCACAAAACAACTCAGTCCACCTCGCACACCAGATACTGCCTCCATCGGATAAGAGCGTAGCCAACAAAAAACCCACAAATCTAATTGAAAGTTAGTCCAACTCAAATGAAATACATAATGGAGCAACCGATCATAACCACATGCATAAAAAAAGGAGGCCTAACACATGATGGCAGGACAACGCGACAACGTGTGTGTCACCCTCTAGTTTCCATTTATGTTGGGTAATAACTTTTCTCCATGTGTGTTGCAAGCACATACACATTGTTATCAATGCCTGGTTGAAGAATAGACTATAAATGAAACCAACATATACACTAATACACTCATTTTGCATCATTATTTTTTATTATAATTTCATGTTTATTATCGATATTTTACACATTATTGCTCAATTCTAATGTATTTTACCATTCAATTTGCATGATACACACAAAtatgaaaattaccagaaaatatTGGACAACacgaaaac
This window contains:
- the LOC123128102 gene encoding protein Brevis radix-like 2: MLACIACSTKDGGEDGSRAVGAPNGRDAGKSLTSQLKDMVLKFSGSGKHYKATGSPSFRGNRFHRSSRLAAYPGIIDDSGFTSDGAGEAYSYTRTTSSAGAPSTTWDMPKINHGFQPHARNPSASWIPSIGEEAEDDEDDEEAVVLEEDRVPREWTAQVEPGVHITFVSIPGGAGNDLKRIRFSREMFNKWEAQRWWGENYDRVVELYNVQTFRQQGLSTPSSSIDDAMQRESFYSRAGSTRESPVVLPPPSATAASRERPITRTTSYKAACHPSTAVPDPSDHVWAHHFNMLNSAAGAGASSMPSSAGAPAPYDPSRATTSSLDEASVSVSNASDLEAAEWVEQDEPGVHITIRELGDGTRELRRVRFSRERFGEERAKVWWEQNRDRIHTQYL